Within the Gammaproteobacteria bacterium genome, the region CGAAAGTCAGGCGCTGGGGCTTGCCGCCAGCCGCGGATACGCGATACAACTGTGGACGCCCTCCTCTGTCCGATGTAAACACCAGGCTTTTACCATCGGGTGACCAAGATGGCTCGGTATCAATTGCGGGGCTATCGGTAACGCGCAGCAGTGATTTATTTCTCAGGCTCAGGATGTAAACATCCGGGCTGCCGTCCTTTGAAAGGGTAAGCGCCAGACGGGTGCCATCCGGCGACCAGGCCGGTGCGCTGTTAATTCCAGGGTACGACGCCACCAGCTCGCGGTGGCGGGTAGCTATCTCCTGCACATAAACCTCGGGGCGGCGCCGTTCAAACGAGACATACGCGAGCCGTGCGCCGTCCGGCGACCATGCCGGCGACATGAGGGGCTGTGCTGAATTCAGGATAGCCACAGGGTTATAGCCATCGGCATCCGCCACCCAAAGTGAATAGCGGCTCTTGGCGTTGGCGCCACGCACCTCGGTGACGTAGGCGATGCGCGTCGCAAAGGCGCCGGGTTGACCGGTGAGTTTTTCATAGATAATGTCACTGATTTGATGCGCAGTGCGACGCAGATCCTGTTCACTTGAAGCAATACTGTATCCCGCCAGTTGTTCACCCTTGAAGACGTCAAAGAGTTGAAACTGTGCAACATAACCGTTACCGGAGGCTCGCAGCTTGCCAATCACCAGATTTGGCGCGCCTGCCGCACGCCAGTCGGCAAAGTTGACCTGCGAGCCTTCATGGGGCCGGGACGCCATGCTTTTTTCCGGCAAGGGGGCGAACTCACCGCTGCGGTGCAGATCAGCGGAGATAATGCCGGCAATATCTTCGGGCGGTGCGGTTGCACCCTCCCACCCAAAGGGAACGATAGCGATGGGTTGCGCGCCTTCCGCGCCGCCAGTGATTTCAATAGTGAGCGCGGCACGCACAGGAGTAGACAGCACCATGGCGCACAGGCAGAACACTAGCAACAACGGGGCAAATCTGGGAGACACGAAACTCATCCTTCTGGCCTAAAAATAAAATTGAACTCTCTAAATCTCTCTTCAAATACTGCTGCATCCTGCGGCACCGGCAAAGGGGATGCCTTGTACACGGCGGCTTCTGCTGAACGGTCAAATGCCACATCGCCACTGCTCTGCGTGACGCGCGCCACCAGCACCTCACCAC harbors:
- the tolB gene encoding Tol-Pal system beta propeller repeat protein TolB, which translates into the protein MVLSTPVRAALTIEITGGAEGAQPIAIVPFGWEGATAPPEDIAGIISADLHRSGEFAPLPEKSMASRPHEGSQVNFADWRAAGAPNLVIGKLRASGNGYVAQFQLFDVFKGEQLAGYSIASSEQDLRRTAHQISDIIYEKLTGQPGAFATRIAYVTEVRGANAKSRYSLWVADADGYNPVAILNSAQPLMSPAWSPDGARLAYVSFERRRPEVYVQEIATRHRELVASYPGINSAPAWSPDGTRLALTLSKDGSPDVYILSLRNKSLLRVTDSPAIDTEPSWSPDGKSLVFTSDRGGRPQLYRVSAAGGKPQRLTFEGDYNAHGVFSPDGRSLVMVTGESNRFRIAVQDLSSGAQRIVTDTRLDESPSFAPNGAIIAYATEVNNRGVLAMVSVDGRVRQRVTQTEGNAREPAWGPRTNRPKP